ATGATATTAATGTCATCTAGGCTAAAActttattttgttgaaataaaaCTCCACAAGACTgtacatttttcatttgttttgtttcataataTTTCTTTTGAATTGCCGTTGATAGATTAATTTTCTTCCCCAGATAGAAGTTTGGACCTATTTTTGCTTGAAGGTCATATAAGGACCACAGTGAGACCCATACTACTGAGGTGGTATGATGTCAGTGAGCGTAATGCAGTTCTTTCTAGGAAAGGTATTGGTGGTTTATGAACAATGCTGTTAACTACATCAATGATACATACTTGGCAAGTAGAATAATCAGAGTTCCAGGGTAAATTCCCTATGCTTAGTCTCATGGCAGGGTACTTCTTGATGCCTCTTTATACACAGACTATGAATATTCAGTAGGAATCCATCTTAGCAGCAGAAAAAATCCCAGATAATAATTCTACTCCCTGTGTTAGGACCTTAAAatttagtcattgttctatttcTTATCCCTGGAAGGAATAGGCAGAAATTGAGAGAGGatgtaaaaatattcataatatacatacataataaatgtgTTTTCTGTTATCCCTTATGATTCATAATCATGGCAGTATTCTCACATAGTTATGTCAGTGCCATTATCTACAATGTATTTTTACCCCCATGATTATTCAATGATCTGACTTTTAATTCCCTTCCTTTGCTTTGCTAGAACAGAATTCTTTAtacttatttgcatttttaaggAGTTCCATATTTATAGTAAACAATTCACTGAGGATTTTGGAATTCATCTGTCATTTTTCTAAAGTTATGTTCCAGAAAGTACAGAACTTATATgaactttatatttatatctacaaTAGATAATTCTATAATTTATCACTTATATAACTTGCTGATAGTCTTCTAAATGAAAGGATAATTGCTGTCTTCTAGTAAACAAAATCAGGAACAGGACTTtccatacatttttttccttttgatttttgacaaaagtaATTTGTTTTGCAAttatacttttactttttaacacTCTAATACAGTAACatagtttttttcctttctctcctctaacCCTTATCACAAATCCCCAactttgttttctctcatattcgtgacctctatttctttatttttgttatgtgtgcatattcttaaatttataaatacaaactTCTCAGTTCATATAAAATTACcttatgatttcaggactgaccatttagtTTTGGATAACCATTTAGAGTGGCTCTTCttggagaagactatttctcccattctcagTTTTCCTTAATTTACTGTAattctttgtgtagagttgaaGCCCCAAAATTCCAGCCTTCTATATTGGCATGCCTATTGGCATCattcttgttcaggtcttgtttaggtagcTATGTTGATAAGAAgtgtatatttcattttgttttaaagtgttCACTTTAGAAACATGTAAATCCAAAGtccttttttcttctaaaatctgaataatctttttaaaagagttttataGTGCAGACTTTTATTCCTTTTGGTAAATTAATTATTAAACATGGAAAGCGATCACAGTTACTAGGCAAATTTAGGAATAATCATATGTGACAAATGGTAATATTCTATTTTGTTATGCAATGAATATCTTGTTATCTTTTATCTTAAGAATGTGCACTTAATAGGTCTGTCTGTTAGCTATATAACTGCAAGAAATTCCATTGTTTGTTCTATCTCTTTAACAGATTATTCTGTAATGTGTATTGTATTCAGATTAGTAATTTTTcacaataatatttttcttttatacattatttaattttatataagctCTCTCTAATACTGGAAAACAGTAAAGATTAAGAGAATTTGCTGGACTCAACTTTGTGTTCCAGAAAATTTCTTCCTGTAGTGAGTCACGCTTGCTCACATGAATTAAATAAGGCTAAGGATAACTTCCTCGTTCCTCTGTGATATCAGTCTCTCAAtattcctttgctttgctttgtacATAATTAACTGAACTGCTAGTCCCAAATGTCCAGTGAAAAGAAAATGCTTGCTGATTAAACATTGGTCAAGGTTGTTTTTTCTCTTCACAGCCCTGAAATTTGCTACAACCTCTTCTGAGTCATCAAACAGACCCTTTGGTATGTAGAGGGGCTTCTTATGAAACCATATGACCTTTTCATCCCATTTTCTCATATACCTTGTTCTTTCTTGCTCTGTTTACACTTCTCTGTAAAGTGTCTTTCAAGATTCTATAAAATTATAGGTAACTAAATTTGATGGCATGTAAATGAATGCTTCAAGGTAGTTAATAAAGATTAGAATAATCCCAAATTTAGAAATGTCATTTCAGCGGAGGGACAGAAgtacctttaaaataattttaaatttttattgcatgtgcatgaatgttgtgtctgcattcatttatgtgcactgcatgcatgttcCTGCCGAGGCCATGAAAAGGTACTGGATCCCCTTTAACTGGAGTTGCAGGAGACTGTAAGGTACCATTGATAATCACATGCAAATGAAAATTCGGTTTTCTCTATGGAATaataatagtatttatttttatgggtgagaatgaaaatataaaaactcaTGTCTTAACATatgcttgtaattttttttacaaagttaaTCAACAAACTATCCTACCTGGACCTTCCTATTTATTCCCATTCTCTTCAGAgattatacttttattatttctttctgagaATTAAGTTTCTTCAGTTTTATATTCCAGTTTTTATGATGGTGCAGTTCTGGGCTCTAAATTTAACATCTGTGCCATACCACCTTCTCCCAAATTCTCAAGGAACACcgagaaagagagatagaaagtTTAGAAGAGGCTGGAAAGAATTGCTGTTAAAGAATGTCTCCTGGACATGATAGGATCTTCACACTCATGAACTTCCAGCAGCTGTACCTGGCTGCACCAGACCTACACAAGATAAAGGTAGTTGGCATTTCAGCATGGATTGGCAAGGGGTTCATGAGTCCCCACTCATATATGAGTAGCTATGGGCAATCAATAGCTTCTTGAAGAAAGTTAGTTTTCTTAGGGTACATCACTCATTCTATAATTGATTGTCTTTACACCCGTATACACACAAATAGGTAGTGATAATTGGTTTCAATGAGTTACAAAAGTAATTAAGAATACATGAAGTTAGTAGGGGAACTCAGCAAACACATTCTGAGAGGAACTGGAAATGGAgcagatatgatcaaaatacataatatatgaaaatattcatatatatgaaattctcaaataataaataaaatagtgtgtaaaataataaataaataaaatctaaataaataaaaataaaaaatgagtaaTTATTTCTAGAATAGTGGCATGCACCTCTCATGACAGCACTTAGGCAGTGAAGGCAGAAGATTTACATGTTTCAGGCTTGCTCAGGTGATcctagtgaattctaggacagcagAAGCAACATAGTAAGGCTCTGTCTTaagagaacataaaaataattttaagacagAAGATAATTAATTTAATTCCAAGTTTTATAATCACATCTGATATGCCATCTcacggtggggggggggtggaatgcATATAATGGATACAAAGCAATTGACTTGGCAAAGAGATTATAGAAATTATGTCTGAAGAATGACAGTTATAAAAGTTATCATTTTATAACATATAATGCTATCCTCACCtctgataaaatttattttttaattcagaaCTGCCTGTACATTCTAAGACAATTAGTACCAAAATTGCATAATTCTTTTCAGGAAATACATACACAATTTTCCCCATTAGGGTGTAAGTTACTTAATTTGCAATGAAATGATGGCTTAAGCAGGGCGGGGGCGGGGtgcacagagactgaagagatgattcagaggttaagagcactggctgctcttccagagatcctgtgttcagttcccagcaaccacatggcacacacaaccatccataatgagatctgatgacctcttctggcttgcaggttacatgcaggtagaacactgcatacataataaataaataaatctttttttcttaaaataaaagaagataggcagtggtggcacacacctttaattatagtactcaggaggtagaggcaggtaaatatctgtgaatttgaggccaatgtGGTCTACAGAGCGGGTTCCAGGACACTCAAGgctatactgagaaaccctgtcctgaaaaatgaaaaaaaagcaatTGTTCTCAGCCACTCTGATTAACAAAAAATGGCAGCAGGCTTGTGAAGGATATGGGCTTGTCCTGACGACAGGCTTGGTTTTCCCATCTCTCCTCACCAGGGTTGCCTGGCTTTTAACCAGTTGTGGTGGCACTgataggatttgctgaaggaggcagaagcaggaggatcatgagtttgaggctagcctgggctacacatttttcttctcatcTCCTCTGGCCTGCTCCACTTTTCCAACTTTCCTGTCTGTGCTTCttttaaaagagaagcaaaaaagCCCAGGCCGtaatgatgcatgcctttaatccccgtactctcgggaggcagaggcaggtggatctctgtgagttccaagcctggtctacagagcgagtgctcTGGCTACAGagtcaggaaagccagggctgttacacaaagaaaccctgtcttgaaaaaacaaaaaataaaggggCACTTATATTTCAGGATTTTGTCCTTCTATGATGAGACACAGTGTGGGCATCTTGGCATTGGTCACCAGTTTTCATGTATCACTGTATCTTGCAGTTACAAAAGGTTTTTCCTCCAATGAATTTTTACCAACTGTTTTTAGCTACTTCACTAAAATTAAAAGTACAAAAATACCTCATGTGTTGGTGGGAATAATTCTATAACAcatgttcttcttttcttttattttgagacagagtttctctgtgtagctttggagcctgccctagaactagaCTAGGTTGGCCTAGAATTTACAGACATCcaacagtctctgcctcccaagcactggaattaaaggcataggccaccacCGATGAGTGATGCATGTTCTTGATACTTAATACCAATACCcatttgtgtgttttatataaaatagtatgATAGTATGATATTCACATGTTCTATTGACATCCTCCTTATGTCAATTATTATACTGCATTGCTTATGGAATTAAGACAAGAAAAATTCTGTACTTGTACACTGCCAATATATTTTTTCTGAATATAAttatctgtgtttattttatgcGTGTATGTTATGTGAAGCCCACTCACAAAAAAGGTTCAATCATAGATCACTGTATCTTGCAGTTACAAAAGGCCTTTCCTCCAATGAATTTTTGCCAACTGTTTTTAGCTACATGTACCCTTGAAAATCTTTCCTGCAACCTTTCCTATCTTTTCACCTCTTTATTCCTTAGGTTTTAAAAGCCATTTAATTTTCCTCCTCATATATTTATTGTTACTTAACTAGAAAACTCTAAGCAGAGAGGCTGGGTATCTTGTATCTTAGTTTCCCcacttcttttcttaaaatatttactatatatttttttatttaagttttttttcattttacataaccaACCTCAGTTCCCCATTCCCCCCTCCTCCTGTTCTGCCCATCTCCCCTCAaaccctatccactcctcagagagggtaaggcattccatggggagtcaacaaggtctgacatatcaagttgaggcaggaccaaacccatccctactgtatctaggctgagcaaggcatcacTCCATGGGGAATGGGCTCCGAAAATCCAGATCAAGCTCTAGGGATAAGTTCTGGTCTCACTGTTAGTGGCACCACAGACTGTCCAGGGCCCagttcagtcccatggaggctccttAGCTGTCAGTTCAGAATCAGTGAGTACCCACAAGCTTGTGTCAGCTGTCTCTgttggtttccccatcatgatcttgacccccccaCTCCACTTGCTCATAtagtctctcctccctctcttccacaggaCTCCAGAAGCTTATACGAGTGCTTGGCTATGGATCTTTACAGatgctttcatcagttactggatgaaggttctatgatgacaattagggtagtcagcaatctgattacagaggaaggccagttcaggcaccctctccactatttcttagattcttaactggggtcatccttgtggattcctgtgagATTTCCTAGCActagatttctccctaaccccataatggctccctctatcaagatatcactttccttgttctccctctgtaGGCAGtgactgcttgttcgttcctggatgcccagacccaaattaATCACAtagagactatattaattacaacactgcttggcctattagctcaggtttcttattaactaactcttaatcttgaattaacccatttctattattttgtatttgacCACAAGGCTCACTGTTTACTTGcaaggttccagggcatctgtctccctcaatggctacatggcatctctctaactccacatACTTTTCTCCTATATCCCTGCTTGGAATTCCTgacttgctctattctgccctaccagaggcccaaagcagctcctttattaaccaacggtaacAAAATactttcacagcatacagaggggaattccatatcaTTCCTTTCTATCACTTCCCCAACTCAAACATCCAGTTCCGtcatgttctcttcctccttcctgttcacccctctgtcctctcccccttccaatttactcaggagatcctggtgtgggacaattctgtattctgtcaattatgttttaaataaatgctgattggccagtagtcaggcaggaagtatatgcaggacaaccagacaggaagtagaggcagggcaatgagaacagaaaaattctgggaaagaggaagcccattGATCCCCAGTCCTGtctagacaccaaagaagcaggataagatctaccccactgaaaaaggtaccgagccatatggctaacatagataaaaattatgagttaatgtaaattataagagctaatatgaaacctgagctaatgggccaatcagtattttaatgaatactatttctgtgtgattatttcggggctaatcTAGCTGGGCAGCCGGGCGACAAGCAGGCCGTCATGTTACAAGATCCTATCTATTTCCTTTCCCCAGGGGCATCCACTCCTTATATGTTTCTCCTTGCTATCTAGCCTCTCAGGGGTTGTGGATTATAGTCTGATTAGCCTTttcttggagagatggcttagccattAAAGGATAGGCTTACAACCAAATcctttagcactcaggaggcagaggcaggcagatctctgtgagttcgagaccagtctggtctacaagagttagttccaggacaggctccaaaaaccacagagaaaccctgtctcgaaaaaccaaaccaaaacaaaacaaaacaaaaaaaaaaaaaccaaccaaatccTTTAgtatttaaaaccattttttttaatttattttgatcatatgattcccccaagtccttccagttcttctcttccttctgattcatccaattttaagttgtttctcaaaacaaaaacaaaaccccaatacAAAAACAATTCCCCGAAAtacccagaaaacaaaataaaaccccaccaaaaagaaacagaacaaaatgaaaacatcaaagtaaccaaatacacaacacacacaccaaaagaaagaaagaaagaaacaaacaaacaaaaaaacagtggaTCCACGTTATATATTGTTCAACTACTTCTGAATGTGAGGACTGTGCAAGAGTGATTGATATACCCAGTGTtactctattggagaaaactgattttccctcacCCAGTATGCATAAGTCCCCATTTCTAACAGAATGACATTCAAAGACTAGATGCTAGCTGGGTAGTgctggcacactcctttaattccaggtttggaggcagaggcagggggatctcagtgagttagaggccagcctaatctacagagcaagttccaggatagccaggactgttacaacgGGAAACCCTTTCTCCAACCCCCACAAACACTAAATGCAAATTAACTTTGGATAATGAGTAAGCTGGTAAGCATGAATTACAGTATAAAATGCTTTATTAACACCTATATTACTAGTAAGATAAACAAATCAAagtatatgcattttatttttatacaacaaagtaaaataaggaaaatgaaaagctaAGTATTTATCTTCTCTTACTTTTCCCATTTTTGATATTGTTATTTAACTTGCCAGTGACTATATTTTGATCCAGATTTTAGTCACTGACCCAATAAAACACTAAGATTGAATAGACTGGTAAATTCAAACAAATGtagacttcttcctttcttctcatacttctttttcaaaacaaaaaaataagtccAATTAGTGCTATGCATACAGGCATAGCTGTGAGttcatccactggagcatgaagAACTCACCAGTGGTCACATACCTAAATAAAAGTGCTTCTCTCTTTGCACAACAGCTTTAACTTTTAAAGGGCAATAAATGTATAAGCaaattcatttataattttagaaaaatgtattAAAGTCTATTGAAAAAACAtctgaaataaaacacaaaacaacaaaatgaaacaaaataacaaatatagcAGAGAAAAGCGATGGTGATATTCAATGTGCTCCTTCTATGCTGCCCATCTACAACTTAAAATGGTCACTGTCTTTAATTTCCACACAGGACATCGTCAGACTTCAACCTTTAAAATATAACCTAGaatcaaaagaggaaaaaaggtaAAACTGGAAGTTACAAATatacaacagagaaagaaatataagcACTTATTCCCCTCAACCCATATTAGCCCTCCACTATTAGGTAGCTGCCATACCTTTTTAAACAAATAGTGAGGAAACAGCCTTAGCTATTACTTAGCATGGGAGGAGCTGCTGATCATGACTTTCGAATGTGAACTAGACATAGCAGCAGTGCGAGCCCTTGCTGCAGACCTGGCTTGAgctctttcttcttcatctctcaCAGCTTTTTCATACAAGGATCCAAAGGCTTCTGGTGTAGTATCATGGATCTTGGCCCAAAACTCCAGAATTTTCATCTTGCTGATTTCAGCCTGGGCTCTGGAACCCCATGTGAATTCGAAGGATGGAGGATTGCTGTTGGGCACTTTTCGGTACTCCAGATACTTCAGCCTGACCAAATCTTCAGTGATAACTTTCTTAGGCTCTCCGTAGATGAAGTGTTTCTTGTGAGCATATACACCCATCATATTCAGCACTTCCCAGATCTCCTTTTCAGAGGCACAGTTATTTTTCTTGAAGATCACACCAAGAACCATCATTAATAGGCCAGTATTGggcattttttcttcctttactccATCATAGGTATGGTCTAGTTTGCTGAAAAGGGCATAACAGTGTCTGATAGGATCGACTTCCTTCAGATCAACACCAAAGGCTAGTTCCATGTGCTCTGTGGCTCTCTTTAGGATCTCAGTGAAGTGGTTTTTTGATGTTTTGATAACACACTTCAGCATATCTGCCCTTGTAATAACCTCCTTCTTTTGATACTTCTCCATTAGGAACTGTACCAGCAAGACTACTTTGTGGTTTATCGGATCTTTACTCCAGTCCTCGATGTCATCAGAATCATCTGAACTTTTCTCATCTTGGTTTCTGGCACCtgtattttcatatgtgtgtgaaaaGGTACAGTGTGCCCCCTGCAGCTTGTTTGGAGGTGTAGGCATACCAGCAGCAGGACTAGCCTGATCTGGACCCTCATAGGAAGGATCGGGAGAGGCTGGTTCCTCCACTGTATTTTGGGCACGGGCCTGACGGCGCTTCTCACGGGAACGGAGCTTGCTCTTTTGGCCACGAGGCATGATGACTGTAGTGGGGAACACAGATAGTAATACAAACAGGTTAGGGAAGAGATCACCCTGGAAAGCAGAGGATGACATAATTTGTACAGACTCTGTTGGTAGATCCTACTACTAGTCCATGAAAGGCTACCTCGCCTTGTTTCCTTAAACTGACTTAGTAAccgaaaagggaaagggaaatttAGACCTTGTTATCTCAGTTCAAGCTCACAATATGAACTTTCCTCCGGACTAGTACTGTTTCTCCCTTTTCTAACAGCTGTTTCCCTCTACTCACATTGAAACCCTGACTGTCAAGCGGCAACGGGGCATGACAACGGCGGTAGTCGAAGACACCCACATTAAATGGTAGGGGTAGGATAGGGTAATTTGGAATGGATCGCTTTAGGAAGGGCTCTGGATTGAGGGGAGAATATTCCAGACAATACCTTGAGAAACAGAAGTTCCTACGGTTCCTCATGGACGCTCAAAGGAGCTTCCTGAAGGATTCACTGGCCTCGAAGAACACCAGAAAATAACGGCAGTTGAAGAAAAGCAGATACAGCCTTATCCATTTCTGTTCACGCCCACAGGCTTTTAAAAGCAACTGCACAGGCGCAGAAGGAAGAATGCCCTGTCAATCATGCAAAGTCTTTGAAAAGCAACTACACAGGCACAGACCGAAGGCGGAGCCTCTGTCAACCACAcctagtcttttaaaagcaactgcgCAGGTGCAGACAGAAAGCAGCATCTCTGTCAACCACAcctagtcttttaaaagcaacttcTCAGGTGTAGACAGAAGGCGGAGCCTCTTTCCACAACACcaagtcttttaaaagaaactgcaCAGGCGCAGACGGAAGGCGGAGCCTCTGTCAATAAAGTGGTCTTTTAAAGGCAAGTACGCATGCGCAGACAGAAGGTGGAGCCTCTGTCAACCACG
The sequence above is a segment of the Chionomys nivalis chromosome X, mChiNiv1.1, whole genome shotgun sequence genome. Coding sequences within it:
- the LOC130867758 gene encoding melanoma-associated antigen B18-like, which codes for MPRGQKSKLRSREKRRQARAQNTVEEPASPDPSYEGPDQASPAAGMPTPPNKLQGAHCTFSHTYENTGARNQDEKSSDDSDDIEDWSKDPINHKVVLLVQFLMEKYQKKEVITRADMLKCVIKTSKNHFTEILKRATEHMELAFGVDLKEVDPIRHCYALFSKLDHTYDGVKEEKMPNTGLLMMVLGVIFKKNNCASEKEIWEVLNMMGVYAHKKHFIYGEPKKVITEDLVRLKYLEYRKVPNSNPPSFEFTWGSRAQAEISKMKILEFWAKIHDTTPEAFGSLYEKAVRDEEERAQARSAARARTAAMSSSHSKVMISSSSHAK